The region tgtaacccctatactcatcaaagtcaatcaagcaggaagtagggtattacctccattaagagggcccaaacctgggtaaacatcgtgtctcctgcctcctgttacctttgatccttagacgcatagttcgggaccccctacccgagatctgccggttttgacaccgacaatactcGCTAGAAGGGGTTATGGCGGGCCCCGGCGTCTACTTTTGGCGGTATTTTTAACTTCCTTTCCTTGATTCGCTTTCCCAAACAAGGCATAATGCCTGGGAGATATGCAGATTAATTATCGAGGACTCAAGCGTCCCATCATAACACGTCCTAATATAAGCCCAATAGAGAGGTAATTTTACCTCCACCTCACCTGCTTCTTCCTTGCACCAACCCAACTCTCCCTTCCATCTTCGCTTCTAGAGCTCTATCAATGGCTCATGCTCCAGGGTCGTTAAAATGCCCGAATGATCCCCTCGATGGAGACTGGCGGAGTTGCTCGGTTACCCAAGGCCAACTAAATTGACTTGCAACATAGGGTATTTGTCTAATCCAAATTTTGCACTAGTCTACCGTAGGCTGGTGGCTAGGGGTCCTCAATGATAGGTATCCCACACCTAATGGGGAAGAGTGAATCTTCTTCATACCTTATCTCCTACGCGGGCTCGGATTTCCCGTACATCCTTTCCTTAGGGGCCTCCTAGAGTTCTATGGGATCCAGCTCCACAACCTCACGCCCAATGCCATCCTCCACATATGAGGCTTTGTCACTCTTTGCGAAGCTTTTCTTATCTACAAAGCTTTTTTTAGCTGCGAAGCACACTTCGAGTTCTGGCAGAAGTATTTTTTGATTCCTTTCTCCAAGAACATCGTAAATTTTAAAGTGGGAGGCACCGAGGTATGCAGAGTACCTGGGACAGATTACCTCCATGGCACCCCTAAGTGTTGGGAGACATTGTAGAAAACAAGAAATTTGCAcctacgcacacccaagatcaatatgaagatgcataacgggttgtgaACACGATCGTTACCGTCACTGACTTGCAGCGGAAGAAGAACATGTTGGTGTAAATCGTACTTGGAGTCAATTGAATCATCGATGAACAATACCGTGAACCGCCCACGAACATTCCCTCGAACCGAAGACCAAAAGTACGacatctctacttggttgcaagcgtgcaacCTTCATGAACCAACGCGCTTCACCGTCTAGAGCTAATCGTTGCCGGAgagttagagggaggagattagaaccacattgggcttctaattatgaggattagaggattagtatagctctaattagtcaattcGGACCAACTACAATTAGAACTaggagaactagaggaggctctagACATTGTGTGTTCAAAGGGTGGAagtcctctagtatatataggttggaggggagaggaggggctTCATAAGGGGAGGGATAGTCTCTCCCCTttgggcggccaagggaggaggagTTGGACTCCTCCCCCTCTCAAATATGGCCTCCTTGCTTCAGGAAGGGTGGCGCCTAGgaccaagttgccttccaccacttggccttttaaggcccgttgatattaaattaaatataggaTTGTTCTAAATACTTTTAgaccattatatatataatttaacatccccaAAAACattttccacacacacacacacacacacacacacacacatatatatatatatatatatatatatatatatatatatatatatatattaacctGAGGttgtatatatacataaacactattctgatcacgggatgagaataatattctgatcacaacctgacctgccccgctagtagtacgttgaacttccctgtgaactaggttgaacagccgccaacattgcccaaatggggcttgcgatataccgttggaaagctatggacaccagtatcatgacccaacttcaatttttggcaaaatgtaagcggtttaagagcagttttgaaaaccgttttttcttcacacaaaaaacgtgaatcgtatttttgatcgcatttataaaccgtttatcggaatgaggcatataatatggcgttggaaatctgctgcaaaaccgctacttccacatgttgaaagttttctctaattctctatggttaaagagtaatttgaaaaaacgtaaaatttcgcaaaccgaacagctgATTTCGTATTTTCAAcgtaatttctaaacggctaatccacttGAGGCATATGATAtgacgttggaaagcttatgaaaatgcgctactctttcattttcaaagttttttctaattttgaacggtttaaaagtaatttagaaaacggtacaagtcctaccgagttcgtattttcaatataatttttaaaccgtgcgtccgaatgcagcaaatgatatggcgttagaAAATTTGAACAAatacgaaactttttggtatgtattatttctcccaattctttatggttttaagtcagtttcgaaaatggcgaaaaacgtattttcgccataTTTTCTTCAAACTTTATCGAATTGGCGCAAACAATATACcgatgaaaagctacggaaaatgcgaaacttttacatgttgacagttttctctgattcctagccattttcaagtagtttcaaaaatggcgagatcattcggtctgcctttatcgcaaaacagattcgccaaaaatgcatcgcgtgaagtacctgaacttctcggtatgaaaccttgaacttcactctgtttttcacgtgcttttttttctcgtatatctctatccactgctcctagctctacatccactcaccggaattgagcaagtgatataccgatggaaagctgttgtaaacatgcaactttcccgtgttgatcattttttcatactcgcgatgattttaaaagtttttcatctgaaattcattcagcgtagtagttgaacttcatgctattttcacgttgaacttctgtgacgtatttttgtttgtacacgcgcctgaacttccctctatacgaacccgaccttcgggctatctttgcaaccgtggcttcccccgcgaattattctgattagtagtgttctatatgatgttagtgtaatctagaaaggGTTTTTAACAACTAAATACCAgttttaaatagaaatctcgctcgctggcggattttgctctcgggttgTGATGAAATTGcgatttttgcaattttactgcctgatttgttcgacctgaacttcccctagtgctaggttgaacttccgtcaacattgcccaaatggggcttgcgatataccgttggaaagctatgaacaccagtatcatgacccaacttaaaatgTTGGCAAAAtataagtggtttaagagcagttttgaaaaccgttttttcttcatacaaaaaacctaaatcgtattttcgatcgcatttctaaaccgtttatcggaatgaggcaaataacatggcattggaaagctgctgtaaaaccgctccttccacgtgctgaaagttttttctaattccctatggttaaaaagTAATGTGGAAAattgtaaaatttcgcaaaccgaacaaccgagttcgtatttttgtagCCATTTCTAAATGCCTAATCCAATTGAGACAAATGATctcgcgttggaaagcttatgaaaacgcgcttttttctcatgttgaaagttttttctaattttgaatggtttaagagtaatttagaaaacggtacaagttgtaCCAAGTTTGTATTTTCGATATTTTTTTAATCATACGTCCGAacatagcaaatgatatggcgttggaaagcctgaacaaatgcggaactttttggtatatattgtttctccaaattcattatggttttacgttgattttgaaaatggctaaaaacgtattttcaccgtaatttctacaaacttcatcggaacgggacaaataatatactgttgaaaagctacgaaaaatgtgaaactttttcatgttgatgattTTCTCTGAATCCcaaccattttcaagtaatttcagaaacgacaagatcactcgttctgcctttatcgcgaaacagattcgttgaaaatgcattgcgtgaagtacttgaacttctgtggcagttctgcctgaacttcactctgtttttcacgtgtttttttttGCTCATAGCTCTTCATTCACTCACTGTAATTAAGCaactgatataccgatggaaagctgctataaacatgcaacttttccgtgttgatcattttttcatactcgcgacggttttaaaagATTTTCttatgaaattcattcagtgtagtagttgaacttcctgctgttttcacgttggacttctgtgacatattttttgtttgtaattttcccatccattttcgtcagtgttacacaaatgatattctttttgtacaaacctctctcacaatatttttttaactttctccgaccgaggacttggacttacacaaatgatattcctgtcattttgaagtaaattagaaaatgacaagatcatgatttctgccttcatcgtgaatggaaatgcactgcctgaagtagttgaacttctcgggcatgtctgtttgaacttcactctgtttttgacgtgctattttttgACATGCTATTttcgcactgcgtgaagtagttgaacttctggggcatgtttgtttgaacttcactctgtttcactttatttgtatttttcttgtatgaaatacacaccatgtagtacgtgaacttccggttgttatcacttttgaacttctctctggtttgagagaattattttaaaacacaaaaaaacatatttttaatgtattttggacatctaaagacatggtgaacctctctcacaagaattttttcaaCTTTTCCTcgctgagcacttgaacttctatcaACCATTCTTttcatttatgagttgtttttaaaagtgcaaaaaatggtgccTTGTTTTTTACTTTTtcaacaggtaaatcctaggttttaataaaatctgaacttctctgttatttcaatttgaacttcacctttttatattttgagtaaagaattgtattcgatttttatacggaaaaaattgAACATGGAAATAGAAGGTGAACctgtctcgcaagaatttttgaacttcccctgacagagcacttgaacttctagcaacaaactgtttaagcttttatttttctatactttttatTCTGACCTAAAATGCATTCCTTGCGGTACttgaacttctcattgttttcactatgaacttctgtcacatttttgTGCATACATTGAATTACATGCAATTGAAGGTCGGGCGTCATTTTTTGCTATTttcaaacatgtaattggaggtcggatGTCCCACAATATTAATTTTGCACCGTGCATGGAGgaccacgtgaacttcttgcaacaaaccttttaagcttttggttttctattcttatattcttatctgaaacGCATCTCGTGTAGTAGTTGAACGTCTCACTGTTTTTCCTTGATCTTCTGTCACATATTTTTGCTTAACCTCTCTCACAGGAATTTTTGAACTTTTCTTGGGCTGAGCACTTGAACTTatagcaacaaaacttttagcctttgctttttcattcttttttttcatacaaatgcacaccatgtagtacatgaacttctgatagttatcaatctgaacttctcttggttacgtgaacatatctgagttttttatgaatattaatctgaatttcttaattctttttttatgaattttgaagcgctctatttttaaaagttaaacttcttgttattttatttttgaacttcttctttccattctttaataacaaggGAAATCTgtattttctataatcatcgaacttctccatctttttaatatggacttcctggttttattttcttaatcttttttatgaaattttgaagcgttgtattattaaaagttgaacttcttgttatttaatttttgaacttcttgttttcattctttaataacgaggaaatctgagttttctataatcatcgaacttctccatctttttaatttggacttcctggttttatttcttttagtgaCGGAAAAATCCTAATTTTTGATAGACCTCGAGCCGCCCCGTTTTTAAATTTGAGCTTCTAGGTTTATTTTAACAGAGAAAATCTTTTTTTATAAATTTGTTTGAGATGCTTTTTTTAATGACCTTCTTTTGGGTTTGTaacaagcattgaaattctttgtctttttaatttgaacttcttattttagattttttttatttgcaTCTTGGTTTTGTACTAAAAATTGAACTTCTCGGTTATTTAAATTCGAACCTCTAGGATTTTATATAACCCCTTTATTAttaaaaagttgaacttctttgtATTTTTAATTTGACTTTCTTGGTTCTGTAATTAACATTGAACCTCTATGTTTGTTAAATTTGAACCTCTAATTTCTTTTGGAAACATGGAAAATGATTTCTTGAAATAATTTTTTTAACTACTAAGTCTTTTAAAACTTTTTTAGTTCTTCCTTATTTTTAAATTTTaacttcttcattttattattTAGTAATGAAAAAACATCTAAGTTTTTTAATCTTCGAACTTCTCTTTTTTTTTACTTTGAACTTCTTAGAAAAATATGGTTTTAAATAAGCAAACAATATTCTAGGTTTTTAAATCTGAACTTCTAGGTTTTTTGATCTTCTCggttatttcaaattgaacttctaggtttttcaAATTTGAACTTCTATGTTTTTTATGACCTTGTTGGTTATTTCGAAATTTctagtttttaaaaaaaatccattTTATATACTTTTTTTTTGAACTACTCTATTATTTTGAGTTGGATTTCTCTCTTATTTTTCAGAAACGAGGAAAAACTAACTTTTAAAAAACTGGTTATTTTTTATGAACGAGAAAaatccaatttttttaaaaaagaaacATGAGCAATTTCTTGTATATCCTATTTTAGATGACATCTCATTCACATACGAGAAAGTAATGCCTTAGCTTAGCTTTGTTTTTTAACAAACGAGAATTTCTTTCAAGCTCTTTTGTTGGATTTTTTTATTAAACAGATGGAGGGCGACAAAGTTTGCACACGCATACATAGTTTGAACTCTCTCAGGATCATTATATGAACTTCTATAGTTTCTTTTTTCACTAAAATCTGAGAGGTTGATTTTTGTTTTCTAACACACGATATGCGAGAGCAAAATGTTTTTTAAGTTAACGCTAACTGTGTTATATCTTGTGAAGTTTTTTTTTTGTCTCATGAGATTTTTAGGCATTTTTGTTGTCGGTGAAATGGCCTAGGCGGTCCTTTTTTCATTGATGAATTTCTTGAGTATATGTGGCACACGTGAAGTTAGGAATTTCTCAAACATGAACTTTGCATGCTACAGAAATTTAAGAAAATTACGCACAACAATACACATACACTTCGTGTGCTACGTGCACAACCAATACATCTTCAAGTGTAGCACAGCAATACATCATCAAGCTTGGTAGCAACATACAAAAATAGTGTCACAGGAAAAATCCTAGGGGGAAATTTTCATAtagacattttttttcaaattcatcgtCTTTTACGAGCTATTTTTATAAAATGCCAAAATGACATTATCCTTTTGTAACATGAAAAAACTGAATTTTTTATAGATATCATACTGCACtacttttaaaatttgaacttttgTTTGTATTTTTTCATACAAAGAGAATAAGTGAATTTTCACACATAAACTTGTTTTTGTtacatttttttgaactttttcctCATCTCATATATGAATTGTTCTTCCATTCACACATGAATGAAAACACCTATCGCACAAACACATACAAAACATGCGCACACACAACTACCATACACTTTCCATGAAGAAATCATATTTCCTACGTTTTTCTCTTTTGCATCTAAAATCATCATTCCTACTTAAAACCAGAAAAAAGGGCAAGAAACGAACTTGTTGTTCATTGGCACTCTGCAATGAACAACAAAGTTGTTCTTTTTTGTCACTTGTACTGAATAAATAACAATCTTTTTTTACCACAGTGAACGAGGCAAATACAACAACGACACCATAGCACTGCAGTCTTCTCGAACTTCTATCCGTATTTTTTTTTGAACTGCATCGCCGTGCAGGAATCCACTGAGCTCACAAAAGCTCCCGTCCATGGCGTTCATCGTGCAGAGGAAGGTTTAGGGAGACAAGCGCTCGGTGGCGAAGGCGGCCCTGTGGCCGGGGCTGGTGGAGGGGGGTCGCGAGACCGGTAGCTGGTGCACGACCCTCGTCGGTGGGTGCAGCCGTTGTCTGCGGCGGAGCGTAAAGGTGCTGGTGGCGCGACTCGGGTGGTGGGAGAAGGCAGCGGCGCGATGGAGAAGGCGGGCAGCAGCGCTGTTGTGAAGGCGGGGCGGCAGCGCGCTGTGGAAGGCACGTCATCGCGATGGCCGAATCCGGAGACGGTGGTAAATGGATCCCAAGGCGGTGTGCGCACGGTGGCCGGATTCATGGTTGAAGCAGGGGAGGGGCCCCATAGCGgcacaggaggtggccgaggcccggCGGCGCGGGAGGTAGCCGGggcccggcggcggcgcggggtcctGGTTGACGACGGCGCGTGTCACCTGGCCCGGTGCCAGCGGGGGTGGGATTGGTGGCCTGGGGCACCTCCGCGCTGGGAAGTTGCACGAGGGCGGCGAGTGGGTGGAGGTGGGAGGTCGGGGTGCCGACGGTGGGGTGTTTGGTGGCCAAGggcccggtggcggcggggcggttgACCGGGGCTCGCCGGTGGCGCGAGCCAGGGTGGGAGGCGGCCCTGGCGGTGTGATGCAGTTCGGGGATCGAGGAAGGTGCGATGAGGGGATCGTGGGAGGGTGGATGGGCTTTTTTTAGGGAgtgcctagaactcatctagatgaaatataatttggtctcattcactttgaaaacaagaacagataCAACCCACATCAGcatacacgcatcttatagcatcacatccaatggctataaaaggtgaatgagaccaaattatatctcatctagatgagttctagcaaaactgttttTTTTTACCGGTCAGGGTGGGTCGCTGGCGATCTCAGGAGGATCCCCTCGGCCCCTATATAGCGGctccgtgatccaaataactattctaatcctggaaTTAGAATAGTGttttataaatatatatatatatatatatatatatatatatatatatatatatatataggtaaaagtGTGTCTATCATAGCTTGTCAACAAACTAGTTAAGGCTTGCTAAACATTTAAGggtttaaaagtaagtaaaaaatatgaaataaataaggAAGCCTCAATctaatataataagatgatccaatGGTGTGATTTtgaaaatatgcatttatgtgtcctcagtgaaaaaacaagcatttcagctcactgcaggatcaatatatatcgaaacatttgttctttttgttCAGGACACATGCAGCCATATTTTTCCAATCCATCTATTGGATCATGTTATATTGtaggtgtgttggttcagtattttttttaggatttttgagaacttttacaccgttgaaaaccttaactagttctgtggcaagcttgTGACCCCAAAACgcttccggatcctcttgggattaTTTTGAATATTaacgaaacaattccacaaatatattctcatcactcttGTCCTACTAACACTTAGAAGATTTTGAtttccttaagcttgtgaccccgtaggtttagTAATTCATAGACATGAATAAAACCCCTTATGACTGATAGCagaaccgtggacgtccatatcgatccctatgagcatatgaatgatattcgagtgaacttttggttatcatgtgattttacctttgcttcgcgatacttcacaaaacccgAGATGCATatgtatcctcctgagtcatcacatGCTCCTTATAGCGTTATCCTCGTTACAGGTTTTGTTCTTGTTTCTTGTTATTGTGTTCCGGCATCCCGATGACGAAGTCAACTATGTCtgtccagacgatgatggatgccatcacaccgagaagtccctaagaatatctctccattgttGGAGGAGcgaatcccactctcgagctatctagtcacTTGTTAAACAACTTTCCAATAAACCGAATCAATAGGGACTTCTACATGTATTTACCTGTgtatctcacaaacacattagttcctcaatcaattttgtcgtcaatactccaaaaccaactaggggtggcactagatgcactaacACCTCCGTTCCTTttctaaggtgtattagttttctgATAAAATTGTACAATATAAGGTGCATTTATTTTAATTCCTCATAATACCCTTCTCACCCTCTAAAAAATAGGAATGTATCTCCCTTTTGATTGTCTGCATTTCTCCTTATAGCAAAAGAAgaaaagtctctctctctctcaattccATGTATCTCTTACTTTCGTGGACCAATTGATTTCCTTGTCACTAACCAACAAATTTTCCAACAGTAATTTCATCCTAATTTCTCTATAACTGTGTGCCTTGATCACGTGCCAAAAATAATACATCttacataaaggaatggagggagtaattccTATTCAAATGGACCTAATTAATTGCATATGTAATTAACTATCTACCCAATTAATTGCATTAATGGTTTGGTTTCCAAATTAATTCAGTGCTCGATTTTTAAAATATTTTCGCATGAATGACTGCTACAACGACGACTACTACCGAGTATTGTAGGACATATTTATTTTACAAATTTCTTGACATTTGAATGGACACACTTGATTTGAGAATGTATTATGTCTGTCTCTCTGTATGACTAAGAAGAAAAATAATATGACCGCGTCCACGAACGCCTGTATGTGGTGGTCCCACGACCAGCCTTCCATCACGACCATCCTCGACGCAGTGATCCAGGCCCTCGCATTCTCAAGTATCGTGCCGACATAAGGCCCGGCCACGATGTCCTCCATGGTATCGCACATGACGTCCCTCTGCGGGTGCGCACAGATGCATACACCCATAAGAAAAAGATATGTTAATTCTATTGTATTAGAAAAACGTGATTGTCAGTTAATAGCAGATATAATAACAATAGTAGTAATAATAACAATAAcaaccataataataataataataataataataataataataataataataataataataataataataataaaatggcATAATGCGTGAATTAATGATTTGTTATTGAGCAATATCTCATTTCGTTTTGTAAGGTTGTCGAGAAAAATATTATGTTCATATTTTAGGAAGGTGATATCACATATATGATGCGATTTCTGAATTCTTAATTATTTATTATTTACATGATTAAAAGGAATCAACACCTGCCAAAACAAGCACGAAACAAGATCTCCCTCTTTCATAAGATTTGGTTTTTAATGGAAAGAAGAAACCAGTAAGAAGGGGTGTTGAGAGGTGAGAAAAAATAAAAACCGGTCAAAAATAAACCGTATCAGTATCAGGATACCAACTTTCCCTTCTTCATTAGTAGTACAGATTTGTAAGTGTATTattatgacatgagccatgacgataagCATTTCGTGGAAGATTTGACTTGGTAAGTCTATTATCTGCGAATCCTTCGATCCTGAGAAAATAAATGCCGGAGATTTGGAGCTTCACCCGATATTTGCTGGCTTCCACTGTGACCTGCTCTGCTAGCTCTCCTCTGCTGGCTTCTGTTTTGCTCGCTGCCGCCTACATATAGCCCGCGTACACTGCCGTCCAGTCTCATCGGCCACTCAGCACCACAGAACGGTGATGGGGAGAGAGAAGCACGCAATGGATTCTGTGGCGGTCGTGGCGGTGCCGTTCCCGGCGCAGGGCCACCTCAACCAGCTGCTGCACCTGTCGCTGCAGCTCGCGTCGCGCGGCCTGGACGTGCACTACGCCGCGGCCGCGCAGCACATCCGGCAGGCGCGCACGCGCGTGCACGGCTGGGGCGAGGAGGCGCTCCAGTCGATCCAGTTCCACGACCTCGGCATCTCCAGCTACGTCTCACCGCCTCCAGACCCCACCGCCGACTCGCCCTTCCCCTCCCACCTCATGCCCCTGTTCGAGGCCTACACCGCCAGCGCGCGCGCCCCGCTCGCGGCCCTCCTCGAGGACCTCTCTGGTTCCTGCCGCCGCGTGGTCGTAGTGCACGACCGCATCAACGCCTTCGCCGCTGAGGAGGCCGCGCGGCTGCCCAACGGCGAGGCGTTCGGGCTGCACTGCGTGGCCGTGTCGATGCTCGTCGGAAGAATCGACGCCAACCACCGGCTACTGCGTGAGAACGGCGTCGTCCTCAGCTCCGTCGAGCGCTATGCGACCAAGGAGTTCATAGAGTACGCCAACCGGGCCAGACCGGCGAAACAGATCTCGACTGGCGCGGGCATCCTGGCAAACTCATGCCGCGCGCTCGAGGGTGATTTCATCGACGTTGTCGCCGGGCACCTGGCCGCCGACGGCAAGAAGCTCTTCGCCATCGGACCGCTAAACCCACTGCTCGACGCCAGCGCGTCGAAGCAGAGCAAGCAGCGGCACGAGTGCCTGAACTGGCTCGACAAGCAGCCTCCGTCGTCCGTGCTGTACGTGTCCTTCGGCACGTCGTCGTCTCTGCGAGCGGAGCAAATCGAGGAGCTTGCAGCAGCACTGCGCGGCAGCAGACAGAGGTTCATATGGGTGCTGCGCGACGCCGACCGCGGCGACATATTCGTGGAGGCCGGCGAGAGCCGCCACGAGAAGTTCCTATCAGAGTTCACCAAGCAGACGGAAGGGACGGGGCTGGTGGTCACCGGGTGGGCGCCGCAGCTGGAGATCCTAGCACACAGCGCAACGGCGGCGTTCATGAGCCAC is a window of Triticum dicoccoides isolate Atlit2015 ecotype Zavitan chromosome 2B, WEW_v2.0, whole genome shotgun sequence DNA encoding:
- the LOC119365254 gene encoding putative cis-zeatin O-glucosyltransferase; protein product: MGREKHAMDSVAVVAVPFPAQGHLNQLLHLSLQLASRGLDVHYAAAAQHIRQARTRVHGWGEEALQSIQFHDLGISSYVSPPPDPTADSPFPSHLMPLFEAYTASARAPLAALLEDLSGSCRRVVVVHDRINAFAAEEAARLPNGEAFGLHCVAVSMLVGRIDANHRLLRENGVVLSSVERYATKEFIEYANRARPAKQISTGAGILANSCRALEGDFIDVVAGHLAADGKKLFAIGPLNPLLDASASKQSKQRHECLNWLDKQPPSSVLYVSFGTSSSLRAEQIEELAAALRGSRQRFIWVLRDADRGDIFVEAGESRHEKFLSEFTKQTEGTGLVVTGWAPQLEILAHSATAAFMSHCGWNSTMESMSHGKPILAWPMHCDQPWDAELVCNYLKAGILVRPWEKHSEVVKAKAIQEVIEEAMLSDKGMSIRQRARVLGDAVRASVADGGSSRKDLDVFTAYITR